AGCAGGAGCTCAGCATCCTGGCCGGCTGGGTCCCGGTCACCGGTCCCGGCATCCGGGTGACGGTGACCGAGGGTCCACGTCCGGTCGACGTGGACGCGGTCCTCGACTCGATCGAGGAGCTCCGCTCGGCCGGGGCCGAGGCGATGCAGGTCAACGGCAAGGTCAGGCTGGTCGCCCAGAGCTCGGTGCAGACCGCGCCGGGCGGTCTCCTGATCGACGGCACCGTGGTGACGTCGCCCTACGTCTTCGACGTGATCGGCGACGCGCACACCTTGACCGGTGCGCTGAGCCTGTTCGACGGCCCGATCGCGGAGTTCGAGAGCGCCGGAGCCACGGTCGACGTCCAGCCCGAGAAGGCGCTCGACATCACCGCGGTGCACAAGCCGACGACGCCGCAGTTCGCCCAACCTGAATAATCAGCCACGAGCCGCCGCAACGGCGGCCGTCGTACCGAAGGAGAGCCGTGTACCCCGACGACCTCAAGTACACCCAGGAGCACGAGTGGGTCCGCAGCCCCGGCGAGTCCGAAGGCTCCGTGCGGGTCGGCATCACCCACTTCGCTCAGGACGCGCTCGGCGACATCGTCTACGTCTCGCTGCCGGCCGTCGGTGACGCCGTGGTGGCCGGGGCCGCGTGCGGTGAGCTCGAGTCGACCAAGTCGGTCAGCGACGTCTACGCACCCGTCGACGGCGAGATCGTCGCGGTCAACGAGTCCCTCGACGCGACTCCGGAGCTCGTCAACAGCGATCCGTACGGCGGGGGCTGGCTCTACGACCTGGTCCCCAGCCAGCCCGAGGCGCTCGACGCGCTGATGGACGCCACGACCTACCAGGGCACGCTCGCGGAGTAGCTCGACGCGGTCTCCGGCCGGTTCGGGTCCGACGACGCGAACTCGCGTAGGAGATCCTGACCGGTCCCGGGGACAGCCTGATAGGTTTTCAGCAACCATCACCCTCAGGCCCGTACTGAGGGTTCGGCTGCGAACAGGAGACCATCACCGATGCCGTTCTGCACCAACTGCGGCAAGGCGAACCCCGATGACGCCCGCTTCTGCGCGAGCTGCGGGACCCGCCTGGTGAGCGACGCCGTTCCTGACTCGACCGCCACCATCAACATCTCCGGCGGCGAGCGTTCCGACATCTCCTCCGACCGCCAGCTGAACCCGGTCGACGCGGCCGCCGTGGACGCGCTGCCGCTCGGCTCGGCGCTCCTCGTGGTGCAGCGCGGGCCGGGAGCCGGCAGCCGCTTCCTCCTCGACAAGGACGTCACCACCGCCGGTCGGCACGCCGACAGCGAGATCTTCCTGGACGACGTGACCGTCTCGCGCCGGCACGCGACGTTCACCCGCGAGGGCGACACCTTCACCGTCGCCGACGCGGGCAGCCTGAACGGCACCTACGTCAACCGCGACCGGATCGACACCGTGCAGCTCAAGGACACCGACGAGGTGCAGATCGGCAAGTACCGCCTGGTCTTCTTCCAGGGCCACGAGAACCCATGACCGAGCCGCTCGGCGCGGGTGCAGCGAAGGCCGGCCGGGTCCGGCTCAACATCGGTGAGGTCCTCGACCGGCTGCGGCCAGACTTCCCCGGGGTGACGATCCCCAAGATCCGCTTCCTCGAGGACAAGGGGCTGGTCAAGCCCGAGCGCACCCCTTCGGGGTACCGGAAGTTCTCCGGCGAGGACGTCGACCGCCTGCGCTACGTGCTGCGGATGCAGCGCGACCACTACCTCCCGTTGCGGGTGATCGGCGAGCACCTCGACGCGATCGACCGCGGGCTCGAGCCGCCGCCGATCGAGCCGGTGGTCCCCACCGTGCCGACCGTCTCGCTGGCCGCGGACGGTCTCCCGTCACCCGAGTCGTTCAGCCGCCGCGACAACGTGCGGCTCTCCCGCAAGGAGCTGCTCAAGATCGCCGAGGTCTCCGACGAGCTGCTCACCCAGCTCGAGCAGTACGGCCTGGTGACGCCGCGGACCGGCACCGGTCACTACGACACCGACGCCCTGGTGATCGCGACCACCGCCCGCGAGCTCGCCGACTTCGGTTTCGAGCCGCGCCACCTCCGCGCCTTCAAGACCTCCGCCGACCGTGAGGTCGGCCTGGTCGAGCAGGTGATCGCTCCGCAGAAGCGCGGTCGCGACGCCTCGGCCCGGGCCCGTGCGCAGGACACCGTCAGCGAGATCGCCGCGCTCTCGGTGCGGCTCCACGCGACCCTGGTCAAGGCCGGTCTGCGCAGCGTCTGACCCGCCTGCCGGCCCCGGGAGGGGTTGCGGTCAGCGGGGTAGTGTGGACGTCATGCGCGAGGTGGATGTCCTGGGTGTGCGGGTCGAGATGCCGTCGAACTCCCCGATCGTGCTGCTGCGCGACGTGGAAGGTCAGCGCTACCTCCCGATCTGGATCGGCGCGGTCGAGGCCACGGCCATCGCCTTCGCCCAGCAGGGCGTCGTACCCCCGCGGCCGCTGACCCACGACCTGCTCAAGGACGTGCTCGACTCGACCGGGAACGAGCTCACCGAGGTCCGGATCACCGAGGTCAAGGACGGCATGTTCTTCGCCACCCTGGTGCTCGCGTCCGGCGTGGAGGTCAGTGCCCGGCCGTCGGACTCCATCGCGCTGGCGCTGCGCACCGGGAGCAAGATCCTGTGCGCGGACGCCGTGCTCGACGAGGCCGGTCTCGACGCTCCGGCCGAGCAGGAGGACGAGGTCGAGAAGTTCCGGGAGTTCCTCGACCAGATCTCGCCGGAGGACTTCGAGACGACCTGAGCGTCCCGGTACTCTCACCCTCAAGTAGAGGTTGAGGTTTGCGACACGCGGCACTTGTCTTTGACGAGTCTCCACCTCAGGCATACCTTGAACTGTCCTCGTTGTAACTCCACCGGTGTGGTTGCTCCCGCGATCGCCCGGTTCCCCAGGGGTTGCGCGTAGCGGGGTGAGCCGATGGAGGCAGTAGTGAACGACAACGAGCAGCACACCGCCGAGGACCAGGCCGGACAGGCCGAGGCGGTCGAAGCCGCGGAGGAGCAGGGTCTGCTCTTCACCGACGACGTCTCACCGCTGCCCAGCGACACCGGCTACCGTGGTCCGACGGCGTGCAACGCCGCCGGCATCACCTACCGCCAGCTCGACTACTGGGCCCGCACCGGCCTCGTCGAGCCGACGGTCCGCGGCGCGACCGGCTCGGGCTCCCAGCGGCTCTACTCCTTCCGCGACATCTTGATCCTCAAGGTGATCAAGCGACTCCTCGACGCCGGCATCTCGCTGCAGCAGATCCGCACTGCCGTCCAGCACCTCCGCGCCCGCGGCACCGACGACCTGACCCGCGTGACCTTGATGAGCGACGGCGCCTCGGTCTACGAGTGCACCAGCAACGACGAGGTGATCGACCTGCTCCAGGGTGGGCAGGGCGTGTTCGGGATCGCGATCGGCGGAGTGTGGCGCGAGATCGAGGGCACCCTCGCCGAGCTGCCGAGCGAGCGCACGGCGGAGGAGCCCCAGGTCTCCGACGCCGCCGACGAGCTGGCCGCCCGCCGGGCCGCCCGCAAGCTCGGCTAGCTCCAGACATCCCCCAGCAGCGCCCGCGGATCCGTCCGCGGGCGTTCTGCATCTGCCGTTTGGGACCAAACGACGCGATTTCGGCGCTTCATGATGCGGTTTGGGACCAATCGGCAGTGGTTCGACCCGCCGACGCGCGCCCGCTGACCATGCCGGCCCCGGGGGCCGGGCGGGCTAGACTGACGGCGCTGACAATCCCGCACGGGAGAGTCTCTGCCCGGGCCCGGCCCGGGATCGGAGCGCCGAAGGGGCAATTCCTCCCCGGAACCTCTCAGGCGCCAGGACCGTGCGGATCAGGCAACTCTGGAGCGGACGCGACAGAGGGGGAGGCGAATCGAGCCCACATCGAGGAGCCCCCGTTGAGCACACCGTCCGCCTTCGCCGACCGCCACATCGGCCCCCGCCCCGACGACCTGTCCCGGATGCTCGAGGCCGTCGGCTTCGCCTCGCTCGACGAGCTGATGGCGGCCGCCGTGCCCACCGCGATCGCCACTGACGCCCTCGACCTGCCCGAGCCGCTCTCGGAGTACGACGCGGCCCGTGAGCTGCGCCGGCTGGCGGCGGCCAACCGGCCGGCGGAATCGATGATCGGGCTCGGCTACCACGCCACGATCACCCCGCCGGTGATCCGGCGCAACGTGCTCGAGGATCCCGCCTGGTACACCGCCTACACGCCGTACCAGCCCGAGATCTCGCAGGGCCGGCTCGAGGCGCTGCTCAACTTCCAGACCGTGATCGGCGACCTGACCGGCCTGCCGACAGCCAACGCGAGCCTCCTCGACGAGGGCACCGCGGCCGCCGAGGCGATGACGTTGGTACGCCGTGCGCAGCGCGGCGCGAGCGGGCCGTTCCTGGTCGACGCGGACGCACTGCCGCAGTCGATCGAGGTGATCAGCACCCGGGCCCACGCCATGGGGATCGAGGTCGTCGTCGCCGACCTGACCGACGGTCTGCCCGAGGGCGAGCTGTCCGGGGTGCTCGTGCAGTATCCCGGTGCCTCCGGGCGGATCGTCGACCCCCGACCGCTCATCGAGCAGGCCCACGACCGGGGCGCGCTGGCCGTCGTGGCCGCCGACCTGCTGGCCCTGACCCTGCTGGAGTCGCCGGGCGAGCTCGGCGCAGACATCGTGGTCGGCTCGTCGCAGCGCTTCGGAGTCCCGCTGTTCTACGGCGGCCCGCACGCCGGCTTCATGTCGGTCTCCGCCGGGCTCGAGCGGCACCTGCCCGGCCGGCTCGTGGGGGTGTCGATCGACGCCGAGGGTCGTCCGGCGTACCGCCTCGCCCTGCAGACGCGCGAGCAGCACATCCGCCGGGACAAGGCGACCTCCAACATCTGCACGGCGCAGGTGCTGCTCGCCGTCGTCGCCTCGATGTACGCCGTCTACCACGGCCCTGAGGGGCTGAAGGCGATCGCGGAGCGGATCAACGGCCACGCCCGCGAGCTCGCGGCGGTGCTGGGCGACCGCGGCGTCGAGGTGGTGCACGACCGCTTCTTCGACACTGTCCTGGCCCGGGTGCCCGGACGTGCGGCCGACGTCGTGGCGGCGGCTCGCGAGCGGGACGTGCAGGTCCGGCACGTGGACGACGACCACGTCGGACTGAGCGTGGGGGAGACCTACGGGCCCGCCACTCTGGCGGCCCTGCTGCACGCGTTCGGCGTCTGGGAGGAGGGCGCCTTCGGCGTCGCCAGTGTGGACACCATCCCGAGCGCCCTCGCCCGCAGCACGCCGTACCTGACCCATGAGGTCTTCTCCAGCCACCACAGCGAGACCCAGATGCTGCGCTACCTGCGTCGGCTGTCCGCCCGCGACTACGCGCTGGACCGCGGGATGATCCCGCTCGGCTCGTGCACGATGAAGCTCAACGCCACCACCGAGATGGAGCCGGTCTCGATGCCGGGCTTCGCCGACCTGCACCCCTTCGCGCCGGTGGAGGACGCCCGAGGCTACCGCGAGCTGGTCGACCAGCTCGAAGGCTGGCTGGCGGAGGTGACCGGCTACGACGCGGTCTCGATCCAGCCGAACGCCGGCTCCCAGGGAGAGCTCGCCGGGTTGCTCGCGATCCGCGCCTACCACCACGCCAACGGCGACGCGGGCCGCACCGTCTGCCTGATCCCGTCGTCGGCGCACGGCACCAACGCGGCGTCCGCGGTGATGGCCGGGATGCAGGTGGTCGTGGTCAAGGCCGCGGGCGACGGGGCCGTCGACCTCGACGACCTGCGCGCGGTCTGCGAGACCCACGCCGGCAAGATCGCCGCGATCATGGTCACCTACCCCTCCACCCACGGGGCCTACGAAGGCACGATCACCGAGCTCTGCTCGATCGTCCATGAGGCGGGCGGCCAGGTCTACGTCGACGGCGCCAACCTGAACGCCCTGCTGGGCCATGCCCGGCCGGGGGAGTTCGGCGGCGACGTCTCGCACCTCAACCTGCACAAGACCTTCTGCATCCCGCACGGTGGCGGCGGGCCGGGCGTGGGTCCGGTGGGCGTGCGCGCGCACCTCGCGCCGTACCTCCCGTCGCACCGGCAGCACCCCGACCCCGCCAAGCGCGACGGCATCGGCGCGATCAGCGCGGCGCCGTACGGATCGGCGGGAATCCTGCCGATCTCGTGGGCCTACATCGCGATGATGGGGGCCGAGGGGCTGCGCCGAGCGACCGCGACCGCGGTGCTGGCGGCCAACTACGTCGCGGCGCGGCTCGACGGCGCGTTCCCCGTGCTCTACAAGGGCCAGGGCGGCCTGGTCGCCCACGAGTGCATCCTCGACCTGCGGGCGATCACCAAGGCGTCGGGCGTCACCGTCGACGACGTGGCCAAGCGACTGGTCGACTACGGCTTCCATGCGCCGACGATGTCGTTCCCGGTGGCCGGCACGCTGATGGTCGAACCGACGGAGTCCGAGGACCTCGGCGAGATCGACCGGTTCTGCGACGCGATGCTCGCCATCCGGGCGGAGATCGAGCAGGTCGAGCACGGCGAGTGGAGCGTGGACAAGTCGCCGCTGCGCGGGGCACCCCACACCACCCGCGCCATCGTCGGCGACTGGGACCGCGCGTACCCCCGTGAGCTGGCGGCCTTCCCGACCGGCCCCGACCCCGACAAGTACTGGCCGCCGGTGGCCCGGATCGACCAGGCCTACGGCGACCGGCACCTGGTCTGCGCCTGCCCGCCCCCCGAGGCGTTCGCGGAGAACTGACCCCTCGACCAGGCGCTCTGGGCGGCGTCGCATTGCTGCCGATTGGTCCCAAACCGCAGGTTTCGGCACCGGAATTCTGCGGTTTGGGACCAAACGGCGACATCAGGCCCCCAGGATCCGGGACGGCAGGAGCCCAGGGAGCGGGGCTACATCGCCTGGGAGACGCTCGACATGTTGAAGTCGGGCACGCGCAGGGCCGGCATCGCGGTGCGGGAGAAGTAGTCGTCGCCCCACTCGCGGCTGAACGCCGGCCCGGTCGCCGAGGCATGGGTGAAGCGGCGGAGCAGGTCGACCGGGCTCTCGTTGAAGCGGAAGTTGTTGACCGCCCCGGTGATCTCGCCGTGCTCCACGAGGTAGACGCCGTCGCGGGTCAGCCCGGTCAGCAGGAGGGTCTGGGGGTCGACCGAGCGGATGTACCAGAGACAGGTCAGCAGCAGCCCGTGCTCCGTGCCGGTCACTAGGTCGTCGAGGCTGCCGGTGGCGCCGTCGACCTCCAGCACCAGGTTGTCGATCGCCGGGGTGACCGGCCGCCCGGTGAGGTCGGCGGTCTCGCGGGTCTGGCGCAGGGCGGACAAGACCCCGTGGTCGATCCAGTCGGTGCGGCCGAGCGGCAGGCCGTTGTCGAACACCGAGTCGTCGTTGCCGGACGCCTCCACGACGGCGTACGGCGCGCACTCGAGGCCGGCGTAGCGCGGGTCGGAGTACAGGGTGACGTCGGGGCGCACGATGGTCTCGCCGATCCGGGTGCCCCCGCCGCGGCGGCTGTAGACCGACTGGCCGTCGTGGGCGTCGCGGGCGCCCGCGCTCCAGTAGGCGTCGATCATCAGGTCGGCCACCGCCGCGGGCGGGAGGACGGTGTCGTAGCGCCCGGCGGCCAGGTCGACCCGCCGCGCGGCCCAGCCCAGGCGCTGCTCGAGCTCGGCCTCCACGGCCAGCGCGTCGACGCCGACGAAGTCACGGGTCGCCCCGCCCACCCAGGCGCTGCTCGCCAGGTCGGCGGTCTTGCCCGTGCACGCGTAGTGACCGGTCGGCTGGACGTGGCGCAGCCGGACCCCGGTCGAGGAGGCGAGGTAGGTCGTCGTCACGTGGTGGTCGACGAAGCCGTAGAGGATCCGGCCGCCCCCGTGGGCGCGCCCGAAGGCCTCGCCCAGCGCCGGCGCGAAGGCGTCGAAGACGTGGATGTCGGTCTCGCCTGGCTCGTCGTCCCACGCCGGGTCGGTGACGTCGGCGACGAGGTCGTGGGCGTCGGGTGCGGGGGAGGCCAGGAGCGCAGCTGCATCGGCGGCGGACACCAGGGCGGTCACCTGCTCGGGGGAGCCGGCGCTGCCGGAGACCGTGCCGACGCAGACGCCCCCGGAACGACGGGCGAACGAGATGACGGTGACGTCGATGCCGCGCATCACGCCGTTGGTGGTCAGGGTGTTGTGGGCCCACCGCAGGTTGGCGCTGGTGCGATGGTCGGCGACCACGATGCAGTCGTCGGCCGTCGAGCTCGCCAGCGCGTGCTCCACCAGTTGCTGGACCGTGGCGGTCGCGGTGCCCGGCAGCTCGGCTCCCCTCGACCCGGCCATCAGTGCGCTCCCTCGTCGTTGGTGTTCAGCACGCGTACGCCGCGGAACAGCGCGGTCGGGCAGCCATGGCTGACCGAGGCGACCTGTCCGGGCTGCGCCTTGCCGCAGTTGAAGGCGCCCCCGAGCTGCCAGGTCTCCGGGCCACCCACCGCCTCCATCGAGCCCCAGAAGTCGGTGGTCGTCGCCTGGTACGCCGCGTCCCGGACCTGTCCGGCCAGCCGGCCGTCCTCGATCCGGTAGAACCGCTGCGCGGTGAACTGGAAGTTGAAGCGCTGCATGTCGATCGACCACGACTTGTCGCCGACCACGTAGAGGCCCTGCTCGACCCGCCCGATCAGGTCGGCGGTCGTGGTGCCCGCGGCGCCGGGCTGCAGCGACACGTTGGCCATCCGCTGGATCGGGATGTGTCCCGACGAGTCGGCGTAGGCGCAACCGTTGGACCGCCCTTGGCCGTCCAGCGGGTTGAGCTCGGGATGCAGCGCCGCCATCGGCCGGTCCAGCTGGTAGCCGACCAGCACGCCGTCGCGGACGATGTCCCAGCTCTGCGTGGCGACGCCCTCGTCGTCGTAGCCGATCGTGGCCAGGCCGTGCTCGACCGTGCGGTCACCGGTCACGTGCATCACCGGGGAGCCGTACTGGAGGCTTCCGAGGCGGTCGATGGTGGCGAAGGACGTGCCCGCGTAGTTGGCCTCGTAGCCCAGGGCGCGGTCGAGCTCGGTGGCATGCCCGATCGACTCGTGGATGGTCAGCCAGAGGTTGCTCGGGTCGATCACCAGGTCGAGGACGCCGGCCTCGACGCTCTTGGACACCAGCTTCTCGTCGAGCAGGTCGGGCACCTCGGCGATCTCGGCGTCCCAGTCCCAGGCGCCGTCGGCGGGCGACCCCACGACGTACTCCCAGCCGCGGCCCGCCGGGGGCGCGATCGAGGTCATGTCGTCGAACGTGCCGGTGTTGTCGTCGGCGCCCATCGCGGTGAACGTCGGCAGCAGCCGCACCCGCTGCTGGGTGGTGCGGGTGCCGGCGGTGTCGGCGTAGTACTTGTTCTCGAAGACCTGGTAGAGCCCGGCGGTGGCGTGCGCCACGGCCGGATGCCGGCGCAGCCGCTGGGTCCAGTCGACCAGCACCTCGGTCTTGTCGGCGAGGGGTACGCCGAACGGGTCCAGGGTGTACGACGACACCCACTCCACGTCGTCGTAGACCGGCTCGGGGGCGATCTCCACGGGCACGCTGGTCATCGCCGCGGAGACCTTCGCCACCGCCACCGCGGTCTCGGCAACCCGGACGGCCTCGTCGACGGTCAGGTGCACGGCCGCGGCGAAGCCCCAGGCACCCCCGTGGATCACCCGCACCGCGAAACCCAGGTCCTCGGCGTCCGAGGCGCCCTGGAGCTGACCGTCACGGACCCGGACGTCCTGGTAGCGCACCCGCTCGAACCGGAAGTCGGCGTGGCTGACCCCGAGCTCGCGGGCCCGGGCGAGCGCTGCGTCGCCGAGCTCCCGGTGGGGAAGAGCGGTGAAGCCTGGGTCGACACGAGACATGGGCGAAAACCTATCTGCTTCTCGGTCAGGCCCGCAGTCGCACCGTCGACGGCCCGTGGTCACGCGGCTTGTCCACCAGGACCTGCACCGGGATCCGGCTGCGCATCTCGGCGACGTGGCTGACCACACCGACGGTGCGCCCGGACTCGCGCAGGGAGTCGAGGGTGTCCATCACCAGGTCGAGGGAGGTGGCGTCGAGCATCCCGAAGCCCTCGTCGACGAACAGCGTCTGCAGAGCCGCGCCGCCGGCCTCGGCCGTGATCACGTCGGCAAGGCCGAGCGCCAGCGCCAGCGCGACCACGAAGGACTCGCCGCCGGAGAGGGTGACCGGGTCGCGGGTGACGCCGGTCCACTCGTCGCGGACCACCAGGGTCATCCCGCCCCGCCGCTCCCCGGCACCGCGCAGGTCGGTGTGCTCGAGGCTGTAGCGGCCCGAGGTCAGCACCGCCAGGCGCAGGTTGGCGGCGTCGGCCACCTGGGAGAGTCGCCAGGCGACGACGTAGGCGGACAGCTGGATCTGCCAGCGGTTGTCGGGTGCCTTGCCCTCGCAGAACGCCGACAGGTGCTGGGCGACCTCGAGATCGCTGCGGACCGGCTCCCAGTCGGCGTGGCGTCCGGCCAGGTCGGTGAGCAGTGCGTCGAGACGCGACAGCCGCCGGCGCTGGGTCTCGGCGTCGGCGACCGCGGCGGCGCGGGTCTCCTCGGAGGTCAGGTGCTCCGCCTCGAGGGCGGCGACGTCTGGCGCAGCGAGGTCGTCGAGGTCCTGGAGAGCGGGATCGGCGAGCTGACGCGCCACGGCGGTGAGCCGCCCGCTGTGGCGGTCGAGGTCGCGGACGTGCTGCTCGATCTCGACCGGGCGGAGCAGCGCCGCCTCGGCCTCGGCCACCGAGTCGAACCCGGCCTCCAGCGCTGCGACCAGCCGGGCACCGGACGCCTCGGCGAGCGAGCGAACGGCGGCGACGAGATCGCCCTCGGCACGGAGGGCCGCCTCGACCTCGGTCAGCATCCGGGCGGTCTCGTCGTGGGCCGTGCGGGCGTCGGAGTACGGCGTGCCGGCCAGCGCCTCCGCGAGCTTGGCGTCGAGCACCGCCAGCTGCTGGGCGACCCGGTCGCGACCCTCGCGCAGCGACGCGCTCCGCTCCCGCACGGCCTGGCGCTCCTCGGCCTCGCGGCCCCGACGCTCGCGCGCGGCTGCGAGCGCTGGAGCGGCCTCGGCGCCACGGTCGACGATGCCCTCCAGCTCGGTCGTCCGCGCCCGAAGCGATGTCAGCCCGGACCTGAGCTCGGCGATGCTCGTCTCGCCGGCCAGGGCGCGGGCCTGCTCGAGGGCCGTCGCGAGCTCGCGGACCTGCTGGTCGTGAGCGTGCTGGACGGCGTTGGCGTCGTCGACCGCTCGCAGGGCGACCCGCTCGGCCTCGGCATCGGGGGCGTCGTGGTGCGGCCGCGCCGGGTGGGGATGGTCGTGTGACCCGCACACGGGACAGTCGGCCCCGACGGCGAGCGCCCCGGCCAGCTCGGCGGCCATTCCGTCGATCCGGGCCTCACGGACGGCGAGCCACACCTCCCGTGCGTCCAGAGCCTGCGCGGTCGCGACAGCGAGGGCGGACACGGCCTGCGCGTGGGCCGGAGCGAGTGACTCGACCTGGTCGTGGGCCCGGAGCAGGGCGCGGCGCTCGTCGATCTCCAGACGCACGTCGGGAAGGGCGAGCCGGGCGTCGTGCGCGGCGTCCTGCTGCGCGGCGAGGGTGCTGATCACGGCCTCGACGTCGGAGGACTCCAGCGCGCCGCATCGGGTGTCGAGGGCGTCGAGCGCGGCGACGATCGCGGCCTGCTCGTCGCGCAGCGCCTGGGCCTCGTCGCTCCGGGGGACGAGCGCGTGGAAGCGCTGGACCGCGGCCCGCAGCACGTCTCGGTGTGCCGTCGGGTCGTCCGGCGCGGAACCGAGGGCAGTCGCCAGCCGCCCGGTCGCTGCATCGCGAGCCTCGGTGGCTGCTGCCTGAGCGGCCTCGCGCGCCTCGACCAGGGGCGTGAGGACCGCGACCTGGGCGGCCCGTCGCGCCCGGTCGACCCGGGCCGCCACGGCTTCGATCTCGGGGGCCGTCGCGCGGAGCGAGGCCTGCTCGGCCCGGGCCGCCTCGAGCCGGGCGAGGCGGGCCGCGACGTCGCGCCCCGACTCCAGGGCGGCGCGGGTGCGTGCCTCCGCGCGGACCGCCTCGGCCGAGCGCCGGTCGGCTGCGGCACGTACCGCGCTGAGGTCGTCGCACAGACCCGCGGCCCAGGCCAGGGGATCGCTCTCGGGGGCGGGG
This genomic window from Nocardioides cynanchi contains:
- a CDS encoding AAA family ATPase; protein product: MRIQRLRISGFGPFAESVDLDFAALNDAGLFLLAGSNGAGKSSILDAVCFALYAAVPGERNTARRFRSDHAAPDQAPTVELEATFAEGTYRVVRTAAWERPKRRGTGTTTQQATVSVSRRVGDEWRPVTSRLDEAGQLITRLVGMNLTQFCQVVILPQGRFQAFLQATATERQALLQQLFHTGRFQRVEGWLREHRLALRRTSLEHETAVAEVVNRISEVAGAAVPAPESDPLAWAAGLCDDLSAVRAAADRRSAEAVRAEARTRAALESGRDVAARLARLEAARAEQASLRATAPEIEAVAARVDRARRAAQVAVLTPLVEAREAAQAAATEARDAATGRLATALGSAPDDPTAHRDVLRAAVQRFHALVPRSDEAQALRDEQAAIVAALDALDTRCGALESSDVEAVISTLAAQQDAAHDARLALPDVRLEIDERRALLRAHDQVESLAPAHAQAVSALAVATAQALDAREVWLAVREARIDGMAAELAGALAVGADCPVCGSHDHPHPARPHHDAPDAEAERVALRAVDDANAVQHAHDQQVRELATALEQARALAGETSIAELRSGLTSLRARTTELEGIVDRGAEAAPALAAARERRGREAEERQAVRERSASLREGRDRVAQQLAVLDAKLAEALAGTPYSDARTAHDETARMLTEVEAALRAEGDLVAAVRSLAEASGARLVAALEAGFDSVAEAEAALLRPVEIEQHVRDLDRHSGRLTAVARQLADPALQDLDDLAAPDVAALEAEHLTSEETRAAAVADAETQRRRLSRLDALLTDLAGRHADWEPVRSDLEVAQHLSAFCEGKAPDNRWQIQLSAYVVAWRLSQVADAANLRLAVLTSGRYSLEHTDLRGAGERRGGMTLVVRDEWTGVTRDPVTLSGGESFVVALALALGLADVITAEAGGAALQTLFVDEGFGMLDATSLDLVMDTLDSLRESGRTVGVVSHVAEMRSRIPVQVLVDKPRDHGPSTVRLRA